A DNA window from Rhizobium jaguaris contains the following coding sequences:
- a CDS encoding PLP-dependent aminotransferase family protein, translating to MAFVAQWPALDRAAGDLEGQVYRVMRDRILQGQMPPGQRLPSTRWLAVSIGVARSTVVNAYERLKAEGYLQSTTGAATRVAAFATPPLQGQAAPTTLSPVPAIEMGAGGLFEPGVPDVAAFPHAAWARCLGARGRSLRVHDLGYGAHSGIRELREAILEHISATRGVIARPEQILIVPSTGAAIDLLARVLLRPDRPKGTVAWIEEPGYGTAQALLRMAGADLVPVPCDQAGINVAKAAGPTPRLIYVTPSHQYPTGVTMSLPRRLALLEFARANGSVVLEDDYDSEFQYASRPIAALQGIDRGEVVAYLGTFSKTLAPGLRIAYAVVPSRLVSETAAAQRLRGAVVPIHIQAALADFIREGRFRAHLRHMNAVYAERMAAAVSALRRHCGDQLTIGEGTGGLQLAAWFRDAGADDRAVVRRINAQGFALRPMSALHLGPPRPGLLFGIARMAPEAADAAAAKIAKLIRLPEVTA from the coding sequence ATGGCATTTGTTGCGCAATGGCCGGCACTCGATCGGGCCGCAGGCGACCTGGAGGGGCAGGTGTATCGAGTGATGCGCGATCGTATTCTCCAAGGGCAGATGCCGCCAGGGCAGCGGCTGCCGTCGACACGGTGGCTGGCGGTCTCGATCGGCGTCGCGCGTTCCACCGTTGTGAATGCCTATGAGCGGCTGAAAGCCGAGGGCTATCTGCAATCAACGACGGGCGCTGCGACGCGCGTTGCCGCCTTTGCCACGCCTCCTTTGCAGGGGCAAGCCGCACCGACGACGCTCAGCCCGGTGCCAGCGATCGAGATGGGCGCGGGCGGCCTCTTCGAGCCCGGCGTGCCGGATGTTGCAGCTTTTCCGCATGCCGCCTGGGCGCGCTGCCTTGGCGCTCGCGGCCGTTCGCTGCGGGTGCATGACCTCGGCTATGGTGCCCACAGCGGCATTCGCGAGTTGCGCGAGGCAATCCTCGAGCACATCTCCGCGACGCGCGGCGTGATCGCCCGTCCCGAACAAATCCTCATCGTTCCTTCGACCGGAGCCGCCATCGATCTTTTGGCGCGCGTCCTGCTGCGGCCCGATCGCCCGAAAGGGACCGTCGCCTGGATTGAGGAGCCAGGCTATGGAACGGCGCAGGCGTTGCTGCGGATGGCGGGTGCGGACCTGGTGCCGGTGCCGTGCGACCAGGCAGGCATCAATGTTGCCAAGGCTGCCGGTCCGACACCGCGCCTGATATACGTCACGCCCTCCCACCAATATCCGACCGGCGTGACGATGAGCCTGCCACGCCGCCTGGCCTTGCTCGAATTCGCGCGCGCCAACGGTTCGGTGGTGCTGGAAGACGATTACGACAGCGAATTCCAATATGCTTCACGCCCCATCGCAGCGCTGCAGGGCATCGATCGAGGCGAAGTGGTCGCCTATCTCGGTACATTCTCGAAAACGCTGGCGCCCGGCCTGCGCATCGCCTATGCGGTCGTGCCATCCCGGCTTGTGTCCGAGACCGCTGCCGCGCAGCGGCTGAGAGGGGCCGTCGTACCGATCCATATCCAGGCGGCCCTTGCCGATTTCATTCGCGAGGGCCGGTTTCGCGCGCATCTGAGACATATGAATGCGGTCTATGCCGAGCGGATGGCGGCCGCCGTGTCCGCGTTGCGCCGCCATTGCGGAGATCAGCTTACGATCGGCGAGGGCACCGGCGGGCTGCAACTGGCTGCGTGGTTCCGGGACGCAGGGGCCGATGATCGCGCGGTCGTGCGGAGGATCAATGCCCAGGGTTTCGCGCTTCGGCCCATGTCTGCCCTGCATCTTGGGCCGCCGCGACCGGGGCTGCTGTTCGGAATCGCACGCATGGCGCCCGAGGCGGCGGACGCGGCAGCGGCAAAGATTGCCAAACTCATTCGGCTTCCAGAAGTCACGGCCTGA
- a CDS encoding pyridoxamine 5'-phosphate oxidase family protein yields MADLYPPQADDYPTTERSRVRREHHRGSHARADVYAVLDAAPLCHVGYVINGAPYVTPTLHWREGDHVYWHGSAASRFLRAAEDMHVCLTCSILDGYVLARSAFNHSVNYRSAMVFGTARLLEDAEEKAEALRRFVENLFPGRWDSLRPMTGQEVKATSVLRMEIEEATAKVRNGPPGDADEAHFPVWAGVLPVRSHLVSAEPAPGLPDGIELPEPLAALIQSGRIR; encoded by the coding sequence ATGGCTGATCTCTACCCGCCGCAAGCCGACGACTATCCGACCACCGAACGCTCGCGCGTGCGGCGCGAACATCATCGCGGCAGCCATGCTCGTGCCGACGTTTATGCGGTTTTGGATGCCGCACCTCTCTGTCACGTCGGCTATGTCATCAATGGCGCGCCCTATGTGACGCCGACGCTGCATTGGCGCGAAGGCGACCACGTCTATTGGCACGGCTCGGCCGCAAGCCGCTTTCTGCGTGCGGCAGAGGACATGCACGTCTGCCTCACCTGCAGCATCTTGGACGGCTATGTGCTCGCCCGCTCCGCCTTCAATCATTCGGTCAATTACCGATCCGCCATGGTTTTCGGCACGGCCCGCCTGCTGGAAGATGCCGAGGAGAAGGCCGAGGCGCTGCGCCGCTTCGTCGAGAACCTGTTCCCGGGCCGCTGGGATAGCCTGCGGCCGATGACCGGGCAGGAGGTGAAAGCCACATCCGTATTGCGGATGGAAATCGAGGAGGCGACAGCCAAGGTCCGCAACGGCCCGCCGGGCGATGCAGATGAGGCGCATTTTCCCGTCTGGGCGGGCGTCCTTCCGGTGCGGAGCCATCTGGTTTCGGCGGAACCCGCGCCTGGATTGCCCGACGGGATAGAGCTACCCGAACCGCTGGCGGCGCTGATACAATCGGGCCGGATTCGATAG
- a CDS encoding GNAT family N-acetyltransferase: MDLANWNGVPRPERITLEGRYARLEPLGAARHGADLLASAQASGAEDRFRYLFEEAPADVAAFTPWLEKAAASTDPLFFATIDKRTGKAEGRQALMRIDPVHGVIEIGSILWGPAIARSRVTTETLYLFATYIFDTLGYRRFEWKCHNLNEPSKRAAERFGFTFEGIFRQHMVAKGRNRDTAWFAIIDADWPRLKAGYERWLSPENFDEAGQQKSKLTFG, encoded by the coding sequence ATGGACCTCGCGAATTGGAACGGCGTGCCGCGCCCGGAACGAATCACTCTGGAAGGCCGCTATGCCCGACTGGAGCCACTCGGTGCGGCGCGGCATGGCGCGGACCTCCTCGCTTCGGCGCAAGCGTCGGGCGCGGAGGATCGCTTCCGCTATCTGTTCGAGGAAGCGCCGGCCGATGTCGCCGCCTTCACGCCCTGGCTTGAAAAGGCCGCCGCCAGCACCGATCCCCTGTTCTTCGCCACGATCGACAAGCGGACCGGCAAGGCCGAAGGCCGGCAGGCGCTGATGCGTATCGATCCCGTGCATGGCGTCATCGAGATCGGCAGCATTCTTTGGGGGCCCGCCATCGCCCGCAGCCGCGTCACTACCGAAACGCTCTACCTCTTCGCGACTTACATCTTCGACACGCTCGGCTACCGCCGCTTCGAGTGGAAATGCCACAATCTCAACGAACCGTCGAAGCGCGCAGCCGAGCGTTTCGGTTTCACCTTCGAAGGCATCTTCCGCCAGCACATGGTCGCCAAGGGCAGGAATCGCGACACCGCCTGGTTCGCTATCATCGACGCCGACTGGCCGCGCCTGAAGGCCGGTTACGAGAGATGGTTGTCTCCTGAGAATTTCGACGAGGCCGGGCAGCAGAAGAGCAAGCTGACGTTCGGGTGA
- the aac(6') gene encoding aminoglycoside 6'-N-acetyltransferase, translating to MRIEEAEPKHTNAWSRLRAELWPESSIEYHRAELAEFLSKEGAIAYLACEQAEVVGFAEATLRHDYVNGCETSPVLFLEGIYVLPGHRRQGVARSLCHAIAAWGRAAGCREFGSDALLDNVESHAFHAALGFEETGRVVYFRKPL from the coding sequence ATGCGCATAGAGGAAGCGGAACCCAAACATACGAATGCATGGTCGCGTCTGCGTGCCGAACTCTGGCCGGAAAGCTCGATCGAATATCATCGCGCCGAGCTCGCTGAATTTCTCTCGAAGGAAGGTGCTATTGCCTACCTTGCCTGCGAGCAGGCGGAGGTCGTGGGGTTTGCGGAGGCGACACTTCGGCACGACTATGTGAACGGCTGCGAGACGTCTCCGGTGCTTTTTCTGGAGGGCATCTATGTATTGCCGGGGCACAGGCGGCAGGGCGTCGCTCGATCGCTCTGCCACGCGATTGCTGCCTGGGGGCGTGCTGCCGGATGCCGTGAATTCGGCTCGGACGCGCTGCTCGACAACGTTGAAAGCCATGCATTCCACGCTGCATTGGGTTTCGAGGAAACCGGGCGCGTCGTCTATTTTCGAAAGCCGCTTTAG
- a CDS encoding sterol desaturase family protein, whose product MTFQNSSRLYAAVSSLLWPAIFCAGLTGAYFAFQSHMPLLWFNVVYLSIVATIALFERLMPYEEAWLERDGETFSNVAHTLLSKGSVQIAAAIGTSFPMAVATVAQPFLSHQAHIWPEQWPMALQVVLGLVVAEFGLYVAHRLAHEYLSLWRFHALHHSVERLWVINTGRFHIIDSLFKIALGQIPLYLLGSPLPVFLWIGAVTAFIGLLTHCNIDVRTGPLDWFLSTPRLHRWHHSKLLAEGNTNYGENLVIWDQILGTYYNPPRPSSTDIGISGKVAKGFLAQLVQPFSTKGRKQIIGKKPKELVAKEELAARAAAVREQPRESIRKTS is encoded by the coding sequence ATGACATTTCAAAACAGTTCGCGTCTCTACGCTGCTGTTTCATCCTTATTGTGGCCGGCCATCTTTTGCGCCGGGCTGACAGGCGCCTATTTTGCGTTTCAGTCGCATATGCCGCTCCTTTGGTTCAATGTCGTCTATCTCTCGATCGTGGCGACGATTGCGCTGTTCGAGCGGCTGATGCCCTATGAGGAGGCCTGGCTGGAACGCGACGGCGAGACGTTTAGCAATGTCGCGCACACGCTTTTGAGCAAAGGGAGCGTGCAGATCGCGGCAGCCATCGGCACGTCATTTCCGATGGCGGTGGCGACCGTAGCGCAGCCTTTTCTGAGCCACCAGGCACATATCTGGCCAGAGCAATGGCCGATGGCTTTGCAGGTCGTGCTTGGATTGGTTGTCGCCGAATTCGGCCTCTATGTCGCCCATCGCCTAGCGCATGAATACCTGTCGCTTTGGCGTTTCCATGCCTTGCATCATAGCGTCGAGCGGTTGTGGGTCATCAACACCGGGCGTTTCCACATCATCGATTCGCTGTTCAAGATCGCGCTGGGGCAGATCCCGCTCTATCTCTTAGGCTCGCCGCTGCCGGTCTTCCTGTGGATCGGCGCGGTGACGGCCTTTATCGGCCTCCTCACCCATTGCAATATCGATGTACGCACAGGCCCGCTCGACTGGTTCCTTTCCACGCCGCGCTTGCATCGCTGGCATCACTCGAAGCTGCTGGCCGAAGGCAACACCAATTACGGCGAAAACCTCGTAATCTGGGACCAGATCCTTGGTACCTACTACAACCCACCCCGCCCCTCCTCCACCGACATCGGTATCAGCGGCAAGGTGGCAAAGGGCTTCCTTGCCCAGCTCGTGCAGCCCTTCTCCACCAAGGGACGAAAGCAAATTATTGGGAAAAAACCGAAGGAGTTGGTGGCCAAGGAAGAACTGGCTGCCAGAGCGGCTGCCGTTCGCGAACAGCCCCGCGAGTCGATCCGAAAAACGAGCTGA
- a CDS encoding glyoxalase, producing MSGLPHLASKRAAFAGLCLALGAPFSALAMDQVGVGPQYDTTHVYVAPDKVDVFAKSFLATFGGTSTKQVTTKATPTPSGTTSQLLQTPAGYVSLFGFTTPIPYPFGLERTGYLVTDMDKAVAAAKAAGADIIVAPFPDPIGRDAVIQWPGGVNMQLYWHTVAANYPPLQTVPENRVYVSPDRVGVFVEDFIAFSHGRIVSDDPKAPGVEIGRPNDTFHRIRLESIFGRMTVLVTDGHLPYPYGREITGYETTDLKDTLTKATASGAAVITGPYASDGREAAVVAFPGGYIAEIHAATK from the coding sequence ATGAGCGGCCTCCCTCACTTGGCGTCGAAGCGCGCAGCGTTCGCCGGCCTTTGCCTCGCACTTGGCGCCCCGTTTTCCGCTTTGGCGATGGATCAGGTCGGCGTCGGTCCGCAATATGATACGACCCACGTCTATGTCGCGCCCGACAAGGTCGATGTTTTTGCGAAAAGCTTCCTCGCCACCTTCGGCGGCACCAGCACAAAACAGGTGACGACCAAGGCGACGCCGACGCCGAGCGGCACGACATCGCAACTGTTGCAGACGCCGGCGGGCTATGTGTCGCTCTTCGGCTTCACGACGCCGATCCCCTACCCTTTCGGCCTTGAACGCACAGGCTATCTCGTCACCGATATGGATAAGGCAGTCGCAGCGGCAAAAGCCGCCGGTGCCGACATCATCGTCGCGCCGTTCCCCGATCCGATCGGCCGCGATGCCGTCATCCAATGGCCAGGCGGTGTCAACATGCAGCTCTATTGGCATACGGTGGCCGCCAACTATCCGCCGCTGCAGACCGTGCCGGAAAACCGTGTCTACGTTTCGCCCGATCGCGTTGGTGTTTTCGTTGAAGATTTTATCGCCTTTTCCCATGGCAGGATCGTTTCCGATGATCCGAAAGCCCCTGGCGTCGAGATTGGCCGGCCGAACGACACCTTTCATCGCATCCGTCTCGAATCGATTTTCGGCCGGATGACGGTGCTCGTCACCGACGGGCATCTTCCCTATCCTTACGGCCGCGAGATCACAGGCTATGAAACCACCGACCTGAAGGATACACTTACCAAGGCGACGGCGAGCGGTGCTGCGGTGATCACAGGCCCCTATGCCAGCGACGGCCGGGAAGCCGCGGTGGTTGCGTTTCCCGGAGGGTATATCGCGGAGATTCATGCAGCGACGAAATAG
- a CDS encoding thiamine pyrophosphate-dependent enzyme, whose amino-acid sequence MEGRFTTDHLKQLHRIFFTSREIDRLEREFIKQGIAHFHVSGAGHESTALLNEFLHEDDWLHLHYRDKALMLARGMPIREFFSSLLATSNSHSAGRQMSAHLCSRALNITSIVGPVGNNALHSVGVGAALKHKAGMPIAICCVGDGTTQQGEFVEAVAEAVRSQYPVVFIVEDNSFSISTRTTKQTFFDLPTGPASSFYGLDIIRADGDDLQASREAFRKAVRHSRNNRTPSLVVLNIERLSDHTNADDQKTYRTQEEIEAGFIHDPLTNLRAALHEAGVDAAALEQIEKDLTAEVQAQAALARKEDAPHVEPEAKAPYPASFDKTTEYRGGKSAATLTMREALNGVLDKQLADNPDVVLFGQDIEDPKGDVFGVTRGLSTKYPERVLNAALSESTIVGTAVGRALAGQRPVAFLQFADFLPLAYNQIVSEMGSMYWRTQGAWESPVILMVSCGGYKPGLGPFHAQSFESMLAHTPGIDVVMPSSAGDAAGLLNAAFESRRPTVFLYPKAVLNNSDGRTSTDLDKHFVRPGFSRYVARGRDLTLVTYGNTVSLCAKAASAFEAQGFSVEVIDLRSISPWDEKEVLASAKRTKRLIVVHEDNRSVGMGAEIVATVTEKTDVPVVVRRLARSDAHVPFNFRNQLETLPSYSKLVDLMAEVLECEVTWHEEDKTGPTAAIKAIGSGPADENVLVTDLLVKPGDTIEVGQLVAVVEATKASVEICANIGGVVQEVFAKIGDQIATDSALLTVDADRDLSERNFALASETHNKFVLRRLKSHAIPALRRHSGNFSEIAVSGMGFATGARRVSNEDIIHNWPNRRAEEIFALTGIKSRFWVGPGEGTLSLATKAVRDLLRQTNMTIHDMDLVIAATGTPDIATPSLASRVAVAVAEDGVRPSLAAYDMGAACSGYIYALQQAYDFIAQQNDAKVLIVTSEVLSPLLDMNDFSTAILFGDAATACLVTSRDMARNPLFAASRPIISGRPEPGDLLYVPLPDEGVISMNGRSVFTEAVHSMSRSIEDACVDAGLELANLDLLVPHQANQRIIDTIAKRSGRPALSVIETYGNTSSSSIPLAMMHVANERSEPLNLGLVAFGGGMTSGAAIVRTIK is encoded by the coding sequence ATGGAAGGGAGATTTACCACAGATCATCTCAAGCAACTCCATAGAATATTTTTCACATCTCGTGAAATAGACCGACTTGAACGAGAATTCATCAAGCAAGGCATAGCACATTTTCACGTTTCCGGCGCGGGACATGAGTCGACGGCGCTGTTGAACGAATTCCTCCATGAAGACGACTGGTTGCATCTGCATTATCGCGACAAAGCCTTGATGCTGGCGCGCGGCATGCCCATTCGTGAGTTTTTCTCGAGCCTTCTCGCCACAAGCAACTCCCATTCCGCCGGCCGGCAGATGAGCGCGCATCTTTGCTCCCGCGCTCTCAACATCACCTCCATCGTCGGCCCCGTCGGCAACAACGCACTACATTCCGTCGGCGTTGGCGCCGCGCTGAAACACAAGGCCGGCATGCCGATCGCCATTTGTTGCGTCGGTGACGGCACCACGCAGCAGGGCGAATTCGTCGAAGCCGTGGCCGAGGCCGTGCGCAGCCAATATCCCGTCGTCTTCATCGTCGAAGACAATAGTTTCTCCATCTCGACGCGGACTACCAAGCAGACTTTCTTCGATCTGCCGACCGGACCCGCTTCTTCTTTCTACGGCCTCGACATTATCCGTGCCGATGGCGACGATCTGCAGGCGTCACGAGAAGCTTTCCGCAAGGCGGTCCGCCACAGCCGCAACAACCGTACGCCGAGCCTCGTGGTTCTCAATATCGAGCGCCTGTCCGATCACACGAATGCCGACGATCAGAAGACCTATCGCACCCAGGAAGAGATCGAGGCCGGCTTCATCCACGATCCGCTCACCAATCTGCGCGCCGCCCTGCACGAGGCGGGTGTCGACGCTGCCGCGCTGGAACAGATCGAGAAGGATCTGACTGCCGAGGTGCAGGCGCAAGCAGCCCTTGCCCGCAAGGAAGATGCGCCGCATGTCGAGCCCGAGGCGAAGGCGCCCTATCCGGCTTCGTTCGACAAGACTACCGAATATCGCGGCGGCAAGAGCGCTGCGACTCTGACCATGCGCGAGGCGCTGAACGGCGTGCTCGACAAGCAGCTTGCCGACAATCCCGACGTAGTTCTTTTCGGTCAGGATATCGAAGATCCCAAGGGCGATGTCTTTGGCGTCACCCGCGGCCTCAGCACGAAATATCCCGAGCGGGTGCTCAATGCCGCGCTCAGCGAATCGACCATCGTCGGCACAGCTGTCGGCCGCGCGCTTGCCGGTCAACGCCCCGTCGCCTTCCTGCAGTTCGCCGATTTCCTGCCGCTCGCTTATAACCAGATCGTCTCGGAAATGGGCAGCATGTACTGGCGCACCCAAGGTGCCTGGGAATCGCCCGTGATCCTCATGGTGAGCTGTGGCGGCTATAAGCCAGGCCTCGGACCGTTCCACGCGCAAAGCTTCGAGAGCATGCTGGCGCACACGCCCGGCATCGACGTCGTCATGCCCTCCAGCGCCGGCGATGCCGCGGGTCTGCTCAACGCCGCCTTCGAGTCGCGACGTCCGACCGTCTTCCTTTACCCCAAGGCCGTGCTCAACAATTCCGACGGCCGCACCTCCACCGATCTCGACAAGCATTTCGTCCGCCCCGGCTTTTCGCGCTACGTCGCCCGCGGCCGTGACCTGACGCTGGTCACCTACGGCAACACGGTTTCGCTCTGCGCCAAGGCGGCGAGCGCCTTCGAAGCCCAGGGATTTTCCGTGGAGGTCATCGACCTGCGCTCGATCTCGCCCTGGGACGAAAAGGAAGTGCTCGCGAGCGCCAAGCGCACCAAGCGCCTGATCGTGGTGCATGAAGACAATCGCTCTGTCGGCATGGGCGCCGAAATCGTCGCGACTGTTACCGAGAAGACCGACGTACCCGTCGTCGTCCGCCGGCTGGCCCGCTCGGATGCGCATGTGCCGTTCAATTTCCGCAACCAGTTGGAAACGCTGCCTTCCTACAGCAAGCTGGTCGATTTGATGGCTGAGGTTCTCGAATGCGAGGTCACCTGGCATGAAGAGGACAAGACTGGCCCAACCGCCGCCATCAAGGCTATCGGCTCCGGCCCTGCTGATGAAAACGTGCTGGTGACCGATCTTCTGGTCAAGCCGGGCGATACGATCGAGGTCGGCCAGCTGGTCGCCGTAGTCGAGGCGACCAAGGCCTCCGTCGAAATCTGCGCCAATATCGGCGGCGTAGTGCAAGAAGTCTTCGCCAAGATCGGCGACCAGATCGCCACCGACAGCGCGCTTTTGACCGTCGATGCCGACCGTGACCTGAGCGAGCGCAACTTCGCGCTTGCCTCGGAGACTCACAATAAATTCGTGCTGCGCCGGCTGAAGTCGCATGCGATCCCTGCGTTGCGCCGCCACTCCGGCAATTTCTCCGAAATCGCCGTCAGCGGCATGGGTTTTGCGACGGGTGCCCGCCGCGTCAGCAACGAAGACATCATCCACAATTGGCCCAACCGGCGCGCCGAGGAAATATTTGCGCTGACCGGGATCAAGAGCCGCTTCTGGGTCGGCCCTGGCGAAGGCACATTGAGCCTCGCGACTAAGGCTGTCCGCGATCTCTTGCGCCAGACCAATATGACGATCCACGATATGGATCTCGTCATAGCCGCGACCGGCACGCCCGATATCGCCACGCCATCGCTTGCAAGCCGTGTTGCGGTCGCCGTTGCCGAAGACGGCGTGCGGCCGTCGCTTGCCGCCTATGACATGGGAGCTGCCTGCTCGGGCTACATCTACGCCCTGCAGCAGGCTTACGACTTCATCGCCCAGCAGAACGACGCCAAGGTGCTGATCGTCACCTCGGAAGTGCTTTCGCCGCTGCTCGACATGAACGATTTCTCCACCGCCATCCTGTTCGGAGATGCCGCCACGGCCTGTCTGGTGACCAGCCGCGACATGGCGCGCAATCCGCTTTTTGCCGCCAGTCGTCCGATCATCAGCGGCCGTCCGGAGCCGGGCGACCTCCTTTATGTGCCACTGCCGGATGAAGGCGTTATTTCGATGAACGGCCGCTCGGTCTTCACCGAAGCGGTGCATTCCATGTCGCGCTCGATCGAGGACGCTTGCGTCGATGCCGGGCTCGAGCTCGCCAACCTTGACCTTCTGGTGCCTCACCAGGCCAATCAACGCATCATCGACACCATCGCCAAGCGCAGCGGCCGGCCGGCTCTCAGCGTCATCGAAACCTATGGCAACACTAGCTCGTCGAGCATCCCGCTCGCCATGATGCACGTCGCCAATGAACGCTCCGAACCGCTCAACCTCGGCCTCGTCGCCTTCGGCGGGGGTATGACCTCCGGCGCAGCCATCGTGCGCACGATAAAATAG
- a CDS encoding PspA/IM30 family protein, with product MAKTPGPSRQSLLRYELAPDSAARNALDETFAAYGQMMAILTEIVSDKAGANLVVLHDLAYETIRERTGLPARLVTLGLRDFAASRGGVVDVNRLPLDEKLFAIKGPSDLTISTVRGRVAVPFDVAGYSRGWESVFPAYLVADAGHYEIHIGVTPNSPRTEENMMMNEGILSRMGRLIAGLANAAIDKAEGANKIAVIEQALREIDAAADEARTDLGKARAEEYRIQSRRTEIVDDLAALDEKIRLAVSNDRDDLAKAGVARQIDLEAQIAALDKALADVREQIDEGQKALQAVLATRREAEARLVDFKRSVVRHAPEEAAGSKSHSTPGAGAARAAAAVSRLTGVPAAEPTTSAELDELDRLHREQAIEARLARFKANSR from the coding sequence ATGGCAAAGACACCCGGTCCATCGCGCCAATCGCTCCTGCGTTATGAGCTTGCTCCCGATAGCGCGGCACGGAACGCTTTGGACGAGACCTTTGCCGCATACGGGCAGATGATGGCGATTCTGACCGAGATCGTTTCGGATAAAGCCGGGGCCAATCTCGTCGTTCTTCACGATCTTGCCTATGAAACCATTCGCGAACGCACAGGTTTACCCGCACGTCTGGTGACGCTTGGCCTGCGTGATTTTGCGGCCAGTCGCGGCGGAGTGGTCGATGTCAACCGCCTGCCGCTCGATGAAAAACTCTTTGCCATCAAGGGTCCGTCGGACCTGACAATCTCGACGGTACGCGGCCGCGTCGCCGTGCCCTTCGACGTGGCCGGTTATTCCAGGGGGTGGGAGAGTGTTTTTCCTGCCTACTTGGTCGCCGATGCCGGCCACTACGAGATTCACATCGGCGTAACGCCAAACTCCCCCCGAACGGAGGAAAACATGATGATGAACGAAGGCATTCTTTCCCGCATGGGACGGCTGATCGCCGGCCTCGCCAATGCGGCAATCGACAAGGCGGAAGGCGCAAACAAGATCGCGGTCATCGAACAGGCACTGCGTGAGATCGACGCTGCAGCCGACGAGGCCCGCACCGATCTCGGCAAAGCGCGCGCCGAGGAATACCGTATCCAGAGCCGTCGCACTGAAATCGTCGACGACCTTGCGGCCCTCGACGAAAAGATCCGGCTTGCCGTCTCCAACGACCGCGACGATCTCGCCAAGGCGGGTGTCGCGCGCCAGATTGATCTCGAAGCCCAGATAGCCGCGCTCGACAAGGCGCTGGCCGACGTGCGTGAGCAGATCGATGAAGGCCAGAAGGCGCTGCAAGCGGTCCTCGCCACCCGTCGCGAGGCGGAAGCCCGGTTGGTTGATTTCAAGCGGAGCGTTGTTCGTCACGCGCCGGAGGAAGCGGCCGGCAGCAAGTCCCATTCGACGCCCGGCGCCGGTGCCGCCCGCGCTGCCGCGGCAGTCTCACGCCTGACCGGCGTGCCCGCAGCGGAACCCACAACCAGCGCCGAGCTCGACGAACTCGACCGCCTTCACCGAGAACAGGCCATCGAAGCCCGCCTTGCCCGTTTCAAGGCGAACAGTCGATAA
- a CDS encoding OB-fold-containig protein has product MHLFFAPECGPFAIAAMILVGLTAIEILSMLLGFSLSELIGKPHFESHDGFVAGLLSWINVGGVPLLILIMLVLGTFAVTGFAIQAVADIAWAPLPAIVAVPPAALLAIPLVRGSTRTVARLVPRDETYAVDAGDFVGCTAEVTIGPLDQGLPGRVCVKDAHGNWHQLRAGAAKGEGPLAVGSKVLLVDRKADIFIAVPAPSDLIGSDDQSSTEQH; this is encoded by the coding sequence ATGCACCTTTTTTTCGCGCCCGAATGCGGGCCATTTGCCATCGCGGCAATGATCCTGGTTGGCCTGACCGCTATCGAGATCCTTTCGATGCTGCTCGGCTTTTCCTTGAGCGAGTTGATCGGCAAGCCGCATTTCGAGAGCCATGACGGTTTTGTCGCCGGTCTGCTCTCCTGGATTAATGTCGGCGGCGTGCCGCTGTTGATCCTCATCATGTTGGTGCTCGGCACCTTCGCAGTCACGGGTTTTGCCATACAGGCGGTGGCAGACATCGCCTGGGCCCCCCTGCCGGCAATCGTTGCCGTGCCTCCCGCTGCCCTCCTCGCCATTCCTTTGGTGCGAGGCTCGACTCGTACCGTCGCACGGCTCGTTCCGCGCGACGAAACCTATGCCGTCGATGCCGGCGATTTCGTCGGCTGCACCGCTGAAGTCACCATCGGCCCTTTGGACCAGGGCCTGCCCGGCCGCGTCTGCGTCAAGGACGCGCACGGCAACTGGCACCAACTGCGCGCTGGCGCCGCCAAAGGCGAGGGTCCCCTGGCAGTTGGCTCCAAAGTCCTTCTTGTCGACCGCAAGGCCGACATTTTCATCGCAGTTCCCGCCCCATCGGACCTTATCGGTTCCGATGATCAATCCTCTACGGAGCAACACTAA